A region from the uncultured Draconibacterium sp. genome encodes:
- a CDS encoding OadG family protein — MNEALKLMLTGMSTVFFILIMVVVLGRLIIQITNRFGAVPSKVSAVQPSSVAEIEANKLAAIVSAVEITTRGKGKITSVEKL; from the coding sequence ATGAACGAAGCTTTAAAATTAATGCTTACGGGCATGAGTACCGTGTTTTTTATCCTCATTATGGTAGTGGTTTTAGGTCGGCTCATTATTCAAATTACCAACCGGTTTGGGGCTGTTCCTTCAAAGGTATCGGCAGTTCAACCCAGTTCTGTGGCAGAAATTGAGGCCAACAAACTGGCAGCTATTGTTTCGGCTGTTGAAATTACTACCCGCGGAAAAGGTAAAATAACATCGGTAGAAAAATTGTAA
- a CDS encoding sodium ion-translocating decarboxylase subunit beta, which translates to MDILSELFNMTALGEITWQTLIMWAISFVLLYLGIKKGYEPLLLIPIAFGVLLANFPGGQMGVVNPELIELEGHRYMNLFEIAHDYGIMNYLYYSLIKTGLLPPIIFMGVGVLTDFGPMLRNLKLALFGAAAQIGIFSILLGAIAVGFTPQEAASLGIIGGADGPTAIYTTIKLAPHLLGPIAIAAYSYMALVPVIIPLVSKLFITKKEFTINMKQMEKKYPAKYEIKNMKAAKIIFPIALGTLAAVLVPSSVPLLGMLLFGNLIKEVGASTSRLADAAQGPIMNTATIFLGLTVGATMTAEVFLSAKTLGIVVGGFVAFAISIAGGIFAVKLYNLFSKKKINPLIGATGLSAVPMASRVANELALRYDKKNHILQYCMASNISGVIGSAVAAGVLISFLM; encoded by the coding sequence ATGGATATTTTATCAGAACTGTTTAACATGACTGCGCTTGGCGAAATCACCTGGCAAACTTTAATAATGTGGGCGATTTCGTTTGTACTGCTTTACCTTGGAATAAAAAAAGGCTACGAGCCGCTGTTGCTAATTCCTATTGCCTTTGGTGTGTTGCTGGCCAATTTTCCGGGCGGACAAATGGGGGTTGTAAACCCCGAACTGATTGAGCTGGAAGGACACCGGTATATGAACCTGTTTGAAATTGCGCACGATTACGGGATAATGAATTACCTGTATTATTCGTTGATTAAAACCGGCTTGCTGCCTCCAATAATTTTTATGGGGGTGGGCGTTTTAACCGATTTCGGCCCCATGCTGCGTAACCTTAAACTGGCATTGTTTGGTGCCGCTGCACAGATCGGTATTTTTTCGATTTTGCTTGGGGCTATTGCTGTTGGTTTTACACCTCAGGAAGCTGCTTCGCTGGGTATTATTGGAGGTGCTGATGGCCCAACCGCTATTTACACTACCATTAAACTGGCTCCGCACTTGCTTGGTCCTATTGCTATTGCCGCGTATTCGTACATGGCACTGGTGCCTGTAATTATTCCGTTGGTTTCAAAGTTGTTTATCACGAAGAAGGAGTTTACCATCAACATGAAACAAATGGAAAAAAAGTACCCGGCAAAATACGAGATCAAGAATATGAAAGCTGCCAAGATAATTTTCCCTATCGCTTTGGGAACACTGGCTGCTGTTTTGGTTCCGTCGTCGGTGCCGCTGTTGGGTATGCTGTTGTTTGGTAACCTTATTAAAGAGGTAGGGGCGTCGACAAGCCGTTTGGCCGATGCCGCACAAGGACCGATTATGAACACTGCCACTATTTTTCTTGGATTAACCGTAGGGGCTACAATGACCGCCGAAGTTTTCCTTTCGGCTAAAACCCTGGGTATTGTGGTTGGTGGTTTTGTAGCCTTCGCAATTTCGATTGCCGGTGGTATTTTTGCGGTAAAATTGTACAACCTGTTCAGTAAGAAAAAAATTAACCCGCTTATTGGTGCCACCGGATTAAGTGCTGTGCCTATGGCCTCGCGCGTGGCCAACGAGCTGGCACTGAGATACGATAAAAAGAACCACATTTTGCAATACTGTATGGCCAGTAACATCTCGGGTGTAATTGGCTCGGCCGTTGCTGCAGGTGTGCTTATTTCGTTTTTAATGTAG
- a CDS encoding NYN domain-containing protein, which produces MGKDLMLAVLIDGDNIPSAYLKEMMEEIAKYGNPTIKRIYGDWTKPGLSKWKNLLLENAITPIQQYGYTTGKNATDSAMIIDAMDILYSEKVNGFCLVSSDSDFTRLATRLREAGMHVIGIGEKKTPDPFIVACDRFIYLEILKGRSKESENTVADKTEKKGSFDNITPKVIRLISTTISDLADEDGWAFLGDVGSLLQKKQANFDSRNYGFEKLTPLIDSIGKFEIDQRDSYKGKFKLIYVRNKKR; this is translated from the coding sequence ATGGGAAAAGATTTGATGCTTGCTGTGCTGATTGACGGAGATAATATCCCTTCAGCTTACCTGAAAGAGATGATGGAAGAAATTGCCAAATACGGTAATCCAACCATTAAAAGAATATATGGCGACTGGACCAAGCCGGGTTTATCAAAATGGAAAAACCTGTTGCTTGAAAATGCCATAACTCCGATACAGCAGTACGGTTACACAACGGGAAAAAATGCCACCGACTCGGCCATGATTATTGATGCCATGGATATTTTATACAGCGAGAAAGTGAATGGTTTCTGCCTGGTATCAAGCGACAGTGATTTTACCCGCCTGGCAACTCGTTTGCGCGAAGCTGGCATGCATGTAATCGGGATTGGTGAGAAAAAAACTCCCGACCCGTTTATTGTTGCCTGCGACCGTTTTATTTATCTCGAAATTTTAAAAGGCAGGTCGAAAGAAAGTGAAAATACGGTAGCCGACAAAACCGAGAAAAAAGGTAGTTTCGACAATATTACGCCAAAAGTTATCCGGCTCATCTCTACAACCATATCAGACCTGGCCGACGAAGATGGCTGGGCTTTTTTAGGCGATGTAGGCAGTTTGCTGCAAAAGAAACAAGCTAATTTCGACTCGCGGAATTATGGTTTTGAAAAACTAACCCCGTTAATTGATTCGATTGGAAAATTTGAAATTGACCAGCGCGACAGTTACAAGGGTAAATTTAAATTGATTTACGTACGGAATAAAAAAAGATAA
- a CDS encoding GH92 family glycosyl hydrolase: MKQLSILLLAIALFACTKKEAPKAEKFTQYVNTFVGTDGPGNTYPGAVVPFGMVQLSPDNGIGGWDRIAGYFWPDSTIAGFSHTHLSGTGAGDMYDLLLFPTNSRFTNDLWPDQKAYRPYSKFSHENEEASPGYYKVLLESSGIKAELTTTERVGMHRYTFPKDSASKIILDLGYALNWDAPTETVITIENDSTISGVRKSRGWAPVQHVYFVAKFSKPFKNTVLSPATDLTAEEQTVNGKRARFETTFSNNEGEQVLIKVALSSASVEGARKNLQAELNHWDFDAVRRTADQKWEEKLATITIDGSDYQKEVFYTNLYHLFLTPSLLSDIDGDYKGADQKIQKANKFKRYDTFSLWDTYRAAHPLYTIICPDQVTNMVESMLAHYDETGLLPVWSLAGNETNMMIGYHAVPVLVDAHFKGIPMDAQKAYEACRASGMNETEEMKLYRKHGYVPFNEEGENWSVSKTLEYSYDDWCIAQFAKALSKEDDYQLFMQRANNWKNLYDGKTNFFRAKDTEGKFLEPFSAKAYTNVYCESNAWHYLFAAQHDIEGFRDTMGTERFTSLLDSMFTYYPEPDDKLPIFSTGMIGQYAHGNEPSHHVPFLYNFTNEPQKGQKYIRQIIDTQYSNKPDGYCGNEDCGQMSAWYVFASMGFYPVNPANGIYYLGSPSVQNATINLPNGKTFTVQATNNSAENVLVKTVKLNGELHTEPYITHEQILAGGKLIFEMAVK; the protein is encoded by the coding sequence ATGAAACAACTATCGATACTACTTCTGGCAATAGCTTTATTTGCGTGCACAAAAAAGGAAGCACCAAAAGCTGAAAAGTTTACGCAATATGTTAACACATTTGTGGGCACCGATGGCCCGGGAAACACTTACCCCGGAGCTGTTGTTCCATTTGGAATGGTGCAGCTAAGTCCAGATAACGGCATTGGCGGCTGGGATCGAATTGCCGGTTATTTTTGGCCCGACTCAACGATTGCAGGTTTTAGTCATACACACTTAAGTGGAACCGGTGCCGGCGACATGTACGACCTGCTTTTGTTTCCAACCAACTCGCGTTTTACCAACGATTTGTGGCCCGATCAAAAAGCTTACCGCCCCTACTCCAAATTCAGTCACGAAAATGAAGAGGCCTCTCCCGGCTATTACAAAGTACTTTTGGAAAGTTCAGGCATTAAAGCGGAACTGACCACAACCGAGCGTGTTGGCATGCATCGGTACACTTTCCCGAAGGACAGCGCCAGTAAAATTATCCTTGACCTTGGTTATGCTTTAAACTGGGATGCACCTACAGAAACTGTAATAACAATTGAAAACGACAGCACCATTTCAGGCGTTCGTAAATCAAGGGGTTGGGCGCCGGTTCAACACGTTTATTTTGTTGCCAAATTCTCAAAACCATTCAAAAATACAGTACTCTCTCCGGCAACCGATCTTACTGCTGAAGAACAAACCGTAAATGGAAAAAGGGCACGTTTTGAGACCACTTTCAGCAACAATGAGGGCGAGCAGGTTTTAATAAAAGTGGCACTGTCATCGGCATCGGTTGAAGGTGCACGTAAAAACCTGCAGGCCGAGTTAAATCATTGGGATTTTGATGCCGTAAGAAGAACTGCCGATCAGAAATGGGAAGAAAAACTGGCAACGATTACAATTGATGGAAGCGATTACCAGAAAGAAGTGTTCTACACCAATCTCTATCATTTATTTCTTACGCCAAGCCTTTTAAGCGATATTGACGGAGACTACAAAGGTGCTGATCAAAAAATACAAAAAGCAAACAAATTTAAGCGCTACGATACTTTTTCGTTGTGGGACACCTACCGTGCTGCTCACCCGCTGTATACGATTATTTGCCCCGACCAGGTAACGAACATGGTAGAATCGATGCTTGCTCACTACGACGAAACCGGGTTACTCCCCGTTTGGTCGTTAGCCGGAAACGAAACAAATATGATGATAGGCTACCACGCCGTGCCGGTACTTGTTGATGCTCATTTTAAGGGAATCCCCATGGATGCCCAAAAGGCTTATGAAGCATGCCGCGCCTCGGGAATGAATGAAACTGAAGAGATGAAGCTTTATCGCAAGCATGGTTATGTACCGTTTAATGAAGAAGGCGAAAACTGGTCAGTATCAAAAACACTGGAGTATTCCTACGACGATTGGTGTATTGCACAATTTGCAAAAGCACTAAGCAAGGAGGATGATTACCAACTATTTATGCAAAGAGCCAACAACTGGAAAAATCTTTACGATGGAAAAACCAACTTCTTCCGTGCAAAAGATACTGAAGGAAAGTTCTTAGAACCGTTTAGCGCTAAAGCCTATACCAATGTTTACTGCGAGAGTAATGCCTGGCATTACCTGTTTGCTGCACAACACGATATTGAAGGTTTTCGCGATACAATGGGAACCGAACGGTTTACAAGCCTACTTGACAGCATGTTTACCTACTATCCGGAGCCGGATGATAAGCTGCCCATTTTCAGTACCGGGATGATCGGGCAATACGCGCATGGTAACGAACCCAGCCACCATGTACCTTTTCTGTATAATTTTACCAATGAACCACAAAAAGGACAAAAATACATTCGCCAGATTATTGACACCCAGTATTCCAATAAACCCGATGGTTATTGTGGCAACGAAGACTGTGGCCAAATGTCGGCATGGTATGTTTTTGCCTCCATGGGTTTTTACCCGGTAAACCCGGCAAACGGCATTTACTACCTGGGGAGTCCATCGGTACAAAATGCAACCATTAATCTGCCCAACGGAAAAACATTTACCGTACAGGCCACAAATAATAGTGCCGAGAATGTATTGGTAAAAACAGTAAAATTAAACGGAGAATTGCATACTGAGCCTTATATCACGCACGAACAAATATTGGCTGGCGGCAAGCTTATTTTTGAAATGGCAGTGAAATAA
- a CDS encoding cold shock domain-containing protein yields the protein MARSKESFNKKEVRKKQEKKRKEKEAKRQARKAGESNSGLDDMIAYVDEFGNITSTPPEPSDKEEIKAEDIDVSVPKGGYGEEEPSEQKGIVSFFNEQKGYGFIRNLQNNQNLFVHINNVEGTIKEGNRVTFEVGQGDKGPIAMNVKLSD from the coding sequence ATGGCAAGATCAAAAGAATCATTTAACAAAAAAGAAGTAAGAAAAAAACAAGAGAAAAAGCGAAAAGAAAAAGAAGCAAAAAGACAAGCCCGCAAAGCAGGTGAGAGCAACTCAGGATTAGACGATATGATCGCCTATGTTGATGAGTTTGGAAACATTACCTCTACGCCTCCTGAACCTTCGGACAAAGAAGAAATTAAAGCGGAAGACATTGATGTGAGTGTACCCAAAGGTGGTTACGGAGAAGAAGAACCGAGCGAACAAAAAGGAATTGTATCGTTTTTTAACGAACAAAAAGGTTATGGTTTTATTCGTAATCTGCAAAACAATCAAAATCTTTTTGTACACATCAACAATGTAGAAGGCACCATAAAAGAAGGCAACCGGGTTACCTTTGAAGTGGGTCAGGGCGACAAGGGCCCCATTGCGATGAATGTAAAATTATCGGATTAA
- a CDS encoding ATP-binding protein, protein MLNSVFKKFKSLHRYLLIPLLIILFSVAYFIVYRGIKTRTINEYNNEQLILARTASHGIISFFNRTKSDLSFLAKLDDIINSTPGSDKILKDYFETHAQIIAAITRIDSSGIIQSTFPYNESVLGNDISYQDHVKQVLATHKPVISDVFMSVQGYLSIACHVPVFQNNTFAGSLAILIPMNNLGELYLGSIKSRASTEAWLLSENGTEIYCSAPMHLGHSYLENTHHNALAKELLIEIKQNHSGAFKGIHQQETELNEKGYGEQYITYFRTPLENTYWTILISSQESEIYYALTRFRNRIFIVLIILFIAFAFYFYSLAQVRTVLKEENKRKKAEKILQQSEEKFRRLFEDHSAVKLLIDVNTRKIIDANKSASAFYGWSRDELKQMKLEDLNTLSAKEINLKINQLREKGKNRFEFKHRLKDGTIRDIEVFSSKLQINDTEVLHSVIQDITERKTAEKALILAKEQAEESNRLKTAFLQNMSHEIRTPMNAIMGFSSLMSDFYDNKEQLQQFSEIINQSCNSLLKIIDDILDIAKIEAGQLTVKNESFNLSDLFTELKIFFIEYQRHIDKHHIEFKLETVADNNAPIFTDKGKLKQILINLISNAFKFTDEGKIEVGYTITNNTIEFFVSDTGTGIPREKQETIFERFTQLHNDKKNLYGGTGLGLSIVKGLTSLLNGKVWLESTTEDEKNGKARGTTFYFTIPLVKGEAPKTTEELPEKQQEYRFNKHAILLVEDNLDNARYIQHILRDKGLQLFHSKNGEEAIKLVKTMTPDLVLMDIGLPDIDGYEVTRRIKSIQAQVKVVAQTAYVTKQDKEKALEAGCIDFISKPLTKEILLATLSKHLS, encoded by the coding sequence ATGCTGAACTCTGTTTTTAAAAAGTTTAAATCCCTGCATCGTTATCTGCTCATCCCATTGCTGATAATTTTATTCTCGGTGGCCTACTTTATTGTTTACCGTGGTATAAAAACACGTACCATAAACGAGTACAACAACGAGCAGTTAATACTTGCCCGAACAGCTTCGCACGGGATTATCAGCTTTTTTAACCGCACCAAATCCGACTTATCGTTTTTGGCTAAGCTCGACGACATTATTAACTCTACGCCCGGCAGCGACAAAATTCTGAAAGATTATTTTGAAACGCATGCACAAATTATTGCTGCCATTACCCGAATCGATTCTTCAGGAATAATTCAATCTACTTTTCCCTACAACGAATCAGTATTGGGCAATGATATCTCGTATCAAGATCATGTAAAACAAGTACTGGCAACCCACAAACCTGTAATAAGCGATGTATTTATGTCGGTGCAGGGGTATTTAAGTATTGCCTGTCATGTACCGGTATTTCAAAACAACACTTTTGCAGGGAGCCTTGCCATACTAATCCCAATGAACAACCTGGGCGAACTATACCTGGGTAGCATAAAATCGAGGGCCAGTACTGAAGCCTGGCTATTGAGCGAGAACGGCACGGAAATATACTGTTCAGCGCCTATGCATTTGGGGCATTCTTACCTCGAGAACACTCACCACAACGCATTGGCGAAAGAGCTACTTATTGAAATAAAACAAAATCATAGCGGAGCATTTAAAGGAATTCACCAACAAGAAACCGAACTCAACGAAAAGGGATACGGAGAACAGTACATTACCTACTTTCGCACACCACTTGAAAATACCTACTGGACTATTCTCATATCCTCGCAAGAGTCGGAAATTTACTATGCACTTACACGTTTTCGGAACCGCATTTTTATTGTTTTAATTATCCTGTTTATAGCTTTTGCCTTTTACTTTTATTCGCTGGCACAAGTGCGCACGGTTTTAAAAGAAGAAAACAAACGAAAAAAAGCTGAAAAAATATTGCAGCAAAGCGAAGAGAAGTTTCGTCGGCTTTTTGAGGATCACTCGGCAGTTAAATTGCTGATAGATGTAAATACCCGTAAAATTATTGATGCCAATAAATCGGCCTCCGCTTTTTACGGATGGTCTCGTGATGAACTAAAACAAATGAAGCTCGAAGACCTCAACACCCTATCGGCTAAAGAAATTAACCTCAAAATAAATCAGCTTCGCGAAAAAGGGAAAAATCGCTTTGAATTTAAACACCGTTTAAAAGATGGTACAATACGCGACATTGAGGTATTTAGCAGTAAATTGCAAATTAACGACACAGAAGTACTGCACTCGGTAATTCAGGATATTACCGAACGTAAAACGGCAGAAAAAGCGCTGATACTCGCCAAAGAACAGGCAGAAGAAAGCAACCGTCTGAAAACGGCATTTTTGCAAAACATGAGCCACGAAATTCGTACACCAATGAATGCCATAATGGGCTTCTCGTCGTTGATGAGTGATTTTTACGACAACAAAGAACAGTTGCAGCAATTCTCGGAGATTATTAACCAAAGCTGCAACAGCCTGCTAAAAATTATCGACGATATTTTGGATATTGCAAAAATTGAAGCAGGGCAGTTAACAGTTAAAAACGAATCCTTCAACCTAAGTGATCTTTTTACTGAACTTAAAATCTTTTTTATAGAGTACCAACGACACATCGATAAACACCACATTGAATTTAAGTTGGAAACAGTCGCCGACAACAATGCCCCAATTTTTACTGACAAAGGAAAACTGAAGCAAATTTTAATAAACCTGATTAGTAACGCTTTTAAATTTACCGACGAGGGAAAGATTGAAGTAGGCTACACCATTACAAACAACACTATCGAGTTTTTTGTGAGCGATACAGGTACTGGTATTCCCCGGGAAAAGCAAGAGACCATTTTTGAACGTTTTACCCAGTTGCACAATGATAAGAAAAACCTTTATGGCGGAACCGGTCTGGGGCTCTCAATAGTTAAAGGCTTAACCAGTTTACTAAACGGAAAAGTTTGGCTTGAATCAACTACCGAAGATGAAAAGAACGGAAAAGCAAGGGGTACCACTTTTTATTTTACCATTCCGTTGGTGAAGGGGGAAGCACCGAAAACCACGGAAGAATTGCCCGAAAAACAACAAGAATACCGATTTAACAAACACGCCATATTGTTGGTTGAAGACAACCTTGATAACGCACGTTACATCCAGCATATTCTTCGGGATAAAGGCTTACAGTTGTTCCACTCAAAAAATGGAGAAGAAGCAATTAAGCTGGTAAAAACCATGACACCCGACCTGGTTTTAATGGATATTGGCTTACCCGACATTGACGGCTATGAGGTTACTAGACGCATAAAATCCATTCAGGCCCAGGTTAAGGTTGTAGCCCAAACGGCCTACGTTACCAAACAAGACAAGGAAAAAGCGCTGGAAGCCGGTTGCATCGATTTTATAAGCAAACCGCTTACCAAAGAAATCCTGCTGGCAACCCTAAGTAAACATTTAAGCTAA
- a CDS encoding biotin/lipoyl-containing protein, giving the protein MNKEIKFSLLYRDMWQSSGKYVPKVEQLEKVAPAIIDMGCFDRVETNGGGFEQINLLFGENPNIANRRWTQPFNDAGIQTHMLERALNGIRMSPVPADVRKLMFKVKKLQGTDIARSFCGLNDPRNLENSIKFAKEGGMISQAALSLTISEVHTVEYYTNLAHTLIEMGADEICVKDMAGIGRPAFIGKIIKNIKSAHPKTTVQYHGHSGPGFSMASILEAARAGVDYVDVAMEPLSWGTGHADVLAVQGMLKDAGFAVKEVNMKAYMEVRAMTQEFIDDFLGYYINPKNRHMNSLLIGSGLPGGMMGSLMADLGNNLESLNKWLTKRNKPTLSQDDLLIKLFEEVEYIWPKLGYPPLVTPFSQYVKNLALMNVLQVIKGRERWSMIADNIWDMIIGKSGKLPGELAPEIKELAKEKGKAFFTGVPQEQYPDNLDVFRKEMDDNGWDYGQDDEELFELAMHPEQYRAYKSGKAKADFEADLAEKKAAKDPKPQKVEVPAGAFEPKSMVIDVNGEKFKVGISYNDIVAAGSNGNGAANQAAKVEATPAANGNVAAEVIAPLEGKFMLTKDTSEKALKVGDTVKEGDLICYIESMKTYNAIVAENDGTVVGILKDNGDTVDEDDVLVQLA; this is encoded by the coding sequence ATGAACAAGGAGATTAAATTTAGTTTGCTGTATAGAGACATGTGGCAATCATCGGGGAAATATGTTCCCAAAGTAGAACAGTTAGAGAAAGTTGCACCAGCAATTATCGATATGGGGTGTTTCGACAGGGTTGAAACCAACGGTGGTGGATTTGAACAGATTAATTTACTTTTTGGCGAGAATCCGAATATTGCCAACCGCAGATGGACACAACCGTTTAACGATGCAGGTATTCAAACGCACATGTTGGAGCGTGCTTTAAACGGTATTCGTATGAGCCCGGTACCTGCTGATGTGCGTAAACTAATGTTTAAAGTAAAGAAATTGCAAGGCACCGATATTGCCCGTTCGTTTTGTGGATTGAACGATCCGCGCAACCTGGAGAACTCCATTAAGTTTGCCAAAGAAGGAGGAATGATTTCGCAGGCAGCTTTGAGTTTAACCATTTCGGAAGTGCATACGGTGGAATATTATACAAACCTAGCCCATACCTTAATTGAAATGGGTGCCGACGAAATTTGTGTAAAAGATATGGCTGGTATTGGTCGTCCGGCGTTTATCGGTAAAATCATAAAAAACATAAAATCAGCTCATCCAAAAACTACGGTGCAGTACCATGGTCACTCAGGCCCGGGTTTCTCAATGGCAAGCATTTTAGAGGCGGCACGTGCCGGGGTTGATTATGTTGATGTAGCCATGGAACCACTATCGTGGGGTACAGGCCACGCCGATGTATTGGCGGTTCAGGGCATGTTAAAAGATGCCGGTTTTGCTGTTAAAGAAGTAAACATGAAAGCTTACATGGAGGTACGCGCGATGACGCAGGAGTTTATCGACGATTTTCTGGGCTACTACATCAACCCGAAAAACCGCCATATGAACTCCCTGTTGATTGGCTCAGGACTACCCGGAGGAATGATGGGGAGTTTAATGGCCGACCTGGGTAATAACCTCGAGAGTTTAAATAAGTGGCTGACTAAACGCAATAAACCAACTTTAAGCCAGGACGACCTGCTAATTAAGTTGTTTGAAGAAGTAGAATATATCTGGCCAAAACTGGGCTATCCGCCTCTGGTAACTCCATTTAGCCAGTACGTTAAAAATCTGGCACTAATGAATGTGTTGCAGGTAATTAAAGGCCGCGAGCGCTGGAGTATGATTGCCGATAATATTTGGGATATGATTATCGGTAAATCAGGAAAGCTACCTGGAGAATTGGCGCCTGAAATTAAGGAGTTGGCCAAAGAAAAAGGAAAAGCATTTTTTACCGGCGTTCCGCAAGAGCAGTATCCTGATAACCTGGACGTGTTCAGAAAAGAAATGGATGACAATGGTTGGGATTATGGTCAGGACGACGAAGAATTGTTTGAATTAGCGATGCACCCCGAGCAGTATCGTGCTTACAAATCGGGTAAAGCAAAAGCCGATTTTGAGGCCGATCTGGCAGAAAAGAAAGCTGCAAAAGATCCAAAACCACAGAAAGTTGAAGTGCCGGCAGGTGCTTTCGAGCCAAAATCGATGGTAATTGATGTGAATGGCGAGAAATTTAAAGTTGGCATTAGCTATAACGATATAGTGGCGGCAGGTTCAAATGGAAATGGAGCGGCCAACCAGGCAGCCAAAGTAGAAGCTACACCAGCTGCAAACGGAAATGTGGCTGCTGAAGTGATTGCCCCGCTTGAAGGAAAGTTTATGTTAACAAAAGATACATCGGAAAAAGCATTAAAAGTTGGCGATACGGTTAAAGAAGGTGATTTGATTTGCTATATCGAATCGATGAAAACCTATAATGCCATAGTTGCCGAAAACGATGGTACGGTGGTTGGCATTTTAAAAGACAATGGCGACACTGTGGATGAAGACGATGTTTTGGTTCAACTGGCATAA
- a CDS encoding ADP-ribosylglycohydrolase family protein has product MKTTFLYVIMGCMLASAFGCVPKTKPEPNPSLKIKAYTPKSSDKIINRADYYKKLQGFWLGTCIANWTGLVTEMDKIGNIGELKTGDFYTRHHWGTPDEPSIWGAGIPSNLSPTINFVFAEPDSIWGADDDTDIEYTYQELLLKHQNSVLTGEQIRQGWLAHIKHDEENFLWVANQKAFDLMQEGFVPPATGNPENNPEYEMIDAQLTTEIFGLLAPARPDIALKMALLPIQTTARENSQWIAEFYVKMFSLASAVDESWTMKEKIFWMAEQAKTCLPDTSYAYAMYHYVFQKYNENISWEQARDSVYYRYQVAQLDGYNMTAQNKYCNACFAAGINFAASLVSLFYGEGDLLETIKIGTLAGWDSDNPTATWGGLIGFMMGKTAIEEAFDRKFSNQFNIHRTRVGFENNGIDNFENMARKGIWVIDRVVQDEMNGGVDCENNRWYIPAGS; this is encoded by the coding sequence ATGAAAACTACATTCTTGTATGTGATAATGGGGTGCATGCTGGCAAGTGCCTTTGGCTGTGTACCCAAAACAAAACCTGAACCCAACCCATCGTTAAAAATAAAAGCCTACACTCCTAAATCATCGGATAAAATTATTAACCGGGCCGATTATTATAAAAAATTGCAGGGTTTTTGGCTGGGTACCTGCATTGCCAACTGGACCGGGCTGGTTACCGAGATGGACAAGATTGGAAACATTGGCGAATTAAAAACCGGCGATTTCTACACCCGCCATCACTGGGGAACACCCGATGAACCAAGTATTTGGGGAGCGGGCATTCCGAGTAACCTTTCGCCAACAATAAATTTTGTGTTTGCTGAACCTGACAGTATTTGGGGCGCCGATGATGATACAGACATTGAGTATACCTACCAGGAGTTGCTGCTAAAACACCAAAACTCGGTGCTAACGGGCGAACAAATTAGGCAAGGGTGGTTGGCACACATAAAACACGACGAAGAAAATTTTTTGTGGGTAGCCAATCAAAAGGCTTTTGATTTAATGCAGGAAGGCTTTGTGCCACCAGCTACCGGTAATCCTGAGAATAATCCGGAATATGAAATGATTGATGCACAATTAACAACCGAAATTTTTGGGCTGTTGGCACCGGCCCGGCCCGATATTGCTTTAAAAATGGCGCTTCTGCCCATACAAACCACAGCCCGTGAAAACAGCCAGTGGATTGCAGAATTTTATGTAAAGATGTTTTCGCTGGCTTCTGCAGTTGATGAATCGTGGACAATGAAGGAAAAAATATTCTGGATGGCAGAACAAGCCAAAACCTGCCTGCCCGACACCTCGTATGCCTATGCCATGTATCATTATGTTTTTCAAAAATACAACGAGAATATCAGTTGGGAGCAAGCCCGCGATTCGGTTTATTACCGTTACCAGGTTGCTCAGCTCGATGGCTATAACATGACCGCCCAAAACAAATACTGTAATGCCTGTTTTGCTGCGGGAATTAACTTTGCCGCCAGTTTAGTGAGCTTGTTTTATGGAGAAGGAGATTTACTTGAAACCATTAAAATAGGAACCCTTGCCGGTTGGGATTCAGATAATCCAACGGCCACGTGGGGTGGCCTAATCGGGTTTATGATGGGGAAAACCGCAATTGAAGAGGCTTTTGACAGAAAGTTTTCTAACCAGTTTAATATCCATCGTACCAGGGTAGGCTTCGAAAATAACGGAATTGATAATTTTGAAAACATGGCGCGCAAAGGCATTTGGGTAATCGACAGAGTTGTTCAGGACGAAATGAATGGAGGTGTGGACTGTGAAAATAACCGTTGGTACATTCCGGCCGGCAGTTAG